A stretch of the Corylus avellana chromosome ca6, CavTom2PMs-1.0 genome encodes the following:
- the LOC132184152 gene encoding probable inactive receptor kinase At5g67200, producing the protein MLRRRQQPLTLFLLFLSNASFLFSLCTTLVASSKPLLPHSPSSANLSLPHGDDALALLAFKSKADLSNKLFFSPNTSVGFCHWQGIKCAQQKVVRLVLEGLDLAGGVFAPDTLTRLDQLRVLSLQNNSLTGPIPDLAGLVNLKTLFLDHNSFIGSFPPSILYLHRLRTIDISYNNFTGHLPAWLATVDRLYYLRLEWNRFNGTVPPLNQSSLQSFNVSGNNLAGPIPVTPTLIRFGPSSFSWNPNLCGEIIHKECQPVQPFFGQSAPLAAPPPTVPLGQSAHVHGVDLAHEPFQKKHKRATVIMGFSVGVLVLIGSLICFVMAVKKERSRKDPSAPVMATEDAAATAHAAAVMQIEQEELEEKVKRVQGMQVAKSGNLVFCAGEAQLYTLDQLMRASAELLGRGTIGTTYKAVLDNRLIVSVKRLDAAKLAGTNQEMFERHMESVGGLRHPNLVPLRAYFHAKEERLLVYDYQPNGSLFSLIHGSKSTRARPLHWTSCLKIAEDVAQGLSYIHQAWRLVHGNLKSSNVLLGPEFEACVADYCLSILTNASSDDDNDSATYKAPERRNPNHQATSKSDVYSFGILLLELLTGKHPSEHPFLAPNDMVTWVRSIREEDGEDNRMEMLLEVAIACSLTSPEQRPTMWQVLKMLQEIKETVLMVDSELDPQSGMS; encoded by the exons ATGCTGAGGAGAAGGCAGCAGCCCCTTACACTGTTCTTGTTGTTTCTATCAAATGCCTCCTTCTTGTTCTCACTTTGCACCACCTTAGTTGCTTCTTCTAAGCCTTTGCTTCCCCACTCTCCATCTTCCGCTAACTTATCACTACCCCATGGTGATGATGCACTCGCTCTTCTCGCATTCAAATCCAAAGCTGATTTGAGCAATAAACTTTTCTTCTCTCCAAATACCAGCGTCGGTTTCTGTCATTGGCAGGGAATCAAATGCGCCCAGCAAAAAGTTGTGCGCCTCGTCCTCGAAGGTCTAGATCTAGCTGGCGGCGTTTTCGCTCCCGACACATTGACCCGCCTTGACCAGCTCCGAGTCCTGAGTTTGCAGAACAACTCGCTCACCGGACCCATTCCCGACCTCGCCGGACTCGTCAACCTCAAAACCCTCTTTCTCGACCACAACTCCTTCATCGGCTCTTTCCCACCGTCGATTCTGTATCTCCACAGGCTCCGTACCATTGATATCTCCTACAACAACTTCACCGGACATTTACCCGCCTGGTTGGCCACTGTAGACCGCCTCTACTACCTCCGGCTCGAGTGGAACCGGTTCAACGGAACCGTTCCTCCGCTCAACCAGTCCTCCCTCCAGTCCTTCAACGTATCAGGAAACAACCTAGCCGGTCCCATTCCGGTTACTCCCACTCTGATACGCTTCGGTCCATCCTCCTTCTCATGGAACCCCAATCTCTGCGGCGAGATCATACACAAAGAGTGCCAGCCTGTCCAACCGTTTTTCGGCCAATCGGCTCCGCTGGCGGCTCCGCCACCGACGGTGCCGCTCGGTCAAAGCGCGCATGTACACGGTGTTGACCTGGCTCATGAACCATTTCAAAAGAAGCACAAGAGAGCCACCGTGATTATGGGGTTCTCCGTCGGTGTTTTGGTCCTCATCGGTTCGCTTATCTGCTTTGTGATGGCCGTGAAGAAAGAGAGGAGCCGGAAAGACCCGTCGGCGCCTGTAATGGCTACGGAGGACGCTGCGGCGACGGCTCATGCGGCGGCGGTGATGCAAATAGAGCAAGAGGAGTTGGAAGAGAAGGTGAAGCGAGTGCAAGGAATGCAAGTGGCAAAGAGTGGGAACTTGGTATTCTGTGCGGGCGAGGCGCAGCTGTATACGCTGGACCAGCTGATGAGAGCCTCCGCTGAGTTGCTTGGGAGAGGGACCATAGGGACCACCTATAAAGCCGTGCTTGATAACCGTCTGATCGTCAGCGTGAAGAGGCTTGATGCTGCAAAATTAGCGGGCACGAATCAGGAAATGTTCGAGCGACACATGGAATCAGTGGGTGGGCTTAGGCATCCTAATCTGGTGCCGCTTCGGGCTTATTTTCACGCCAAGGAAGAACGGCTTCTCGTATATGATTACCAGCCCAACGGCAGTCTCTTCTCTCTCATTCACG GTTCAAAATCAACAAGGGCAAGGCCACTCCATTGGACATCATGCTTAAAAATAGCGGAGGACGTAGCACAAGGCCTCTCTTACATCCACCAAGCATGGCGGCTCGTCCACGGCAATCTCAAGTCCTCCAACGTCCTCCTCGGGCCTGAGTTTGAGGCTTGCGTCGCTGACTACTGCCTCTCCATCTTAACCAACGCATCTTCCGACGATGACAACGACTCGGCCACATATAAAGCCCCGGAAAGGCGGAATCCAAATCACCAAGCTACCTCCAAATCCGACGTCTACTCGTTTGGAATTTTGTTGCTAGAGCTTCTCACTGGCAAGCACCCATCAGAGCACCCGTTTTTGGCGCCCAATGATATGGTAACTTGGGTTAGGTCCATAAGGGAAGAAGATGGGGAAGACAATAGGATGGAGATGCTTCTTGAGGTTGCCATAGCTTGTAGCTTGACCTCGCCTGAGCAGAGGCCCACTATGTGGCAGGTATTGAAGATGTTACAGGAGATTAAAGAGACTGTATTAATGGTGGATAGTGAATTGGACCCGCAGAGTGGGATGTCCTAG
- the LOC132185020 gene encoding uncharacterized protein At4g06744-like, translating to MSCKSSTKAAVMAFSILLTSLIVNSGVAAHSRGCNSGFHRCKKSPTNSQAPSPSPQKAETLVFAEQRLAVVYPVIQKFKSIITSDPLGITKSWVGSDICKYRGFYCETPPDNQSATALASIDFNGFQLGAPTLDGFLDRLPDIALFHANSNNFAGTISPNISNLPYLYELDISNNKFSGPFPTAFLFMNSLTFLDIRFNLFAGSVPPQIFTQNLDVLFINDNNFMQKLPDNLGSSHVLYLTLANNNFTGPIPGSIVKALSFLTEVLFLNNQLTGCLPYEIGFLKEAIVFDASNNQLTGPLPFSLGCLDQVEQLNFAGNMLYGTVPEVVCGLENLVNFSLSNNYFMNVGLRCRSLIERGVLDVSNNCILDLPFQRSAAECGDFFRFPRICPRMETYTCVTCELPYWPSCDLIS from the coding sequence ATGAGCTGCAAATCCAGCACCAAAGCTGCAGTTATGGCCTTCAGCATTCTCCTTACCTCTCTGATTGTCAACTCTGGTGTTGCAGCACATAGCAGAGGCTGCAACAGTGGATTCCACAGGTGTAAGAAATCACCAACAAATTCTCAAGCTCCGTCGCCTTCACCTCAGAAAGCTGAAACTTTGGTATTTGCAGAGCAAAGGCTTGCGGTGGTTTACCCTGTCATCCAAAAATTCAAGTCCATCATCACCTCTGACCCACTGGGCATTACCAAATCGTGGGTTGGGTCGGATATATGCAAATACAGAGGCTTCTACTGTGAAACCCCCCCTGACAACCAGTCAGCAACGGCTCTCGCTTCCATCGACTTCAATGGCTTCCAGCTTGGCGCCCCAACGCTTGACGGCTTTCTTGATCGGCTTCCCGACATCGCTCTGTTCCACGCGAATTCCAACAACTTTGCCGGCACAATATCCCCAAACATCTCCAACCTTCCATATCTCTACGAGCTCGACATAAGCAACAACAAATTCTCCGGTCCATTTCCTACGGCTTTTCTGTTCATGAACAGCCTGACATTCTTGGATATTCGGTTCAATTTGTTCGCCGGCTCAGTCCCACCTCAAATATTCACGCAGAACCTCGACGTCCTCTTCATAAACGACAACAATTTTATGCAGAAGCTTCCTGACAATCTGGGCAGCTCTCACGTTCTCTATCTCACCCTCGCAAACAACAATTTCACCGGTCCAATCCCAGGAAGCATTGTCAAAGCTCTGTCGTTTCTAACAGAGGTGCTCTTTCTGAACAACCAACTAACAGGTTGTCTGCCATACGAGATAGGATTTCTGAAGGAGGCCATAGTGTTTGATGCTAGCAACAACCAGTTAACTGGGCCTTTGCCATTCTCGTTGGGTTGCCTAGACCAGGTGGAGCAGTTGAATTTCGCCGGTAATATGTTGTACGGCACGGTGCCGGAGGTGGTCTGTGGGCTAGAGAATTTGGTCAATTTTTCCTTgtccaataattattttatgaatGTGGGGCTTCGTTGTAGGAGCTTGATTGAGAGAGGAGTGCTTGATGTTAGTAATAACTGCATCCTTGATCTTCCATTTCAAAGATCAGCAGCTGAATGTGGAGATTTCTTCAGATTCCCAAGGATTTGTCCAAGAATGGAAACTTATACTTGTGTAACTTGTGAGCTTCCTTACTGGCCCTCCTGTGACCTCATTTCCTGA